In Labeo rohita strain BAU-BD-2019 chromosome 8, IGBB_LRoh.1.0, whole genome shotgun sequence, the genomic window tttatatttttagcaggattttttaaatgaagaaataCATGCATAcgcatacatacacacaaataaatgaattaacaaatattaatgaTGGAAAACAAGTAATTACTCTAATGTAGCCACCAACACGACTAATAACAATAatccttttttttaacaagtgaGGAAAAAGCCATTCATCTTAGCGGTCACTACGCAAAATTAATAAacccacaaacaaacaatgtaACAGattataaattaacaaaattacatGGATCATTCTAACCTGATCATTAAGAAAGAGATCCACAAAGCCAGGGATGTTTTTGGCAAACTCTGTGAGCTCTCGCACAGTTTCAACTGTGGTGCACTGGCAGCGATAGAAGACATGGACCCCGATCTCTTTGTTGGGAGGCGCTCCATTAAGCTGATTCCAGACCAGCCCGTTTTCTGCCTGCCAGAGTGAGTCCATATCATGGATCACAAAAGGCTGGAGACGAAATAAgaacttaattaaaaacaactggaatAACTACAAATCAGTCATATGCTATTTTGTatcaacaaacaataaataaatgataaaataaatcagttttacCATCAAATAAATATTGGCTTATCATATCTGCCAgacctttaaaggaatagttcacccaaaaatggaaattctgtcattaattactcaccctcatgctgtttcAAACCCGTTagacacaaattaatatatttttgattaaaacagagttctctgaccctgcatagacagcaatgcaactgacacattcaatgCGCCGTGGTACTCAAGTGAACGCaggtcgaagactgacacggaagagaagaaattgttgaataaagtcattatttttgttttctttgtgcacaaaaagtattctcatagcttcataaaattacagctgaagcactgatgtcacatggactattttattgatgtccttgctacctttctggcccCTGAACgtgttagttgtgttgctgcctatgtagggtcagaaagctctcagatttcatcaaaaacattttaatttgtgttccaaagatgaatgaaggtcttacgggtttggaacaacatgagggtgagtaattaatgacagaatttaaatgtttgagtgaactatctctttactATCAATGCATCCTTAGACTTGTTGAGAAAACCGAAACTGTAGGTGGCATCTCACTGAAAGCTGAGCACATACCGACGTGCAGCTCGTCTTGCCCGTGAGGATGCTCCGTGCTTTTTTCTTGGTCATGTTGAGATTCCTCAGGTAGGATGTGTTGACATGCTTGGCCAGTGTTTTGAGGTCAGCTCCACTAGTGCTTTGCTGTTTCTCCCCAGCGAGAAGCCCTGCCACTAGCTTCTTCTTCTCCGCCTCTGGCATACGTCCGTACCTGATCGCTGaggcaaagaaacaaaaaccaGCTTCAGTTTATGAACACTGAAACATTCATTGCAGAGTATGactataaaagaaacacatttgaatttccaaaatgcagtttaaatgcagcttcaaatggctctaaatgatcccagccgaggaatagggggcttatctagcaaaacgatcggttattttctaaaaatattacagtttatacactttttaacctcaaacactcgtctagTCTAGCTCTGTATGAACTGTCatgtcatgacagttagggtacatctaaaaactcccatctttcAACttttacattgctgttttaccttttttgtgaagggtgtttgatcttctttgcatgttcactttgtaaacattgggttggtacttctgcagcaatgtaggacgattttgaagttggaggagaaaatgagagtgggagtttttagatgtaccttaactgtcatgaccggaaataaactgtttttttttcacacagagctagataagatgagcgtttgagaataaaaagtacataaattatcatttaaaaaataaaataaaatgaccgatcgtttcgccaGATAAGACCCAGATAAGAGGACGCCTTTAatggagccatgtgaggcactttttttttattatggatgggtgcacattattggacttgttttagaCTGATGAAGAAAAACACCTGTCTATGCCTTTCTAAAGCTTGGGattgccaggataaattttaatataactcccattgcattcatctgaaagaaggaagtcatatacacctaggatgcatggagggtgagtaaataatacgctacagtagtgttgggtcctatcatcagcccacgagatcgccaatacatgatattatcgtgctaatttatttaattatttaaatatatcattgcccgaaaccagctccagcataaggctaaaatatattttaggctataatatttaatattttattatgttatatattatttgtaatttaattattatctattaattattataatattaacaattaaataattattataatattacatataatttataacatattatattttatcacactatatacattatatttttatttttttctaaaaatatgtattaatgtcattattggtataatactattttatattagagcagcctaacattatcaaagaacatcatcactgattagcctagcctactctagtgcaagtttatgcattttaaaaaaacactcatgttataagtgaagctaacattatctacactgtatgatgaataaatctcttaccacacactgaacacgtctgcggcgcattgcggctctgaagcggccactctagtcaatgcttgtgtttatacctgccGCGCTGTGACTCACTGAAGCAGCTCTCCGCAAACTTTAGCATctctaaagttaggctaatcccccacctcgtccctacccaccccccaacaattcgaatttccgtaggcgggatttaatttaatgatattctaatggaccgcgttgtgacatcattgcatatggaaaacaaacaatgtagtccaaaggagctgttcgttgtagttcttgaaaagagatttttttttaaaactaaatatccctttggagtggactttgagatttgtaactttgtagacctttttttatgcccaaagatacacaccacacactgactaaagttcaaaaagtgaaaaagcataatagcacccctttaatgtCTTTCAGGAGGAGAGGGGATGAATTTACGTGTTGTAAATCCCACAGCATAAGCATCAGCGCAAGTTAACATGGCGGCACCCATAGGAAATATTAtctgtcatacagcgctattgtGGCCGTGGTGTGTCTCATGACAAACTTGACACGtcaccatggaaacaataaggtAATACATCCCAAAGCTGCCTAAAGAAAACTCACGCTGGGGGCCAAGCAAGAATATTTTAACCTCACATGTGAAAGGGTTAATATTCAGTTCACACAGTGGATGTAAAATGAGAGGGAAAATtctgaatgctttaaattgtggTTATGTGCAGGCTGCTCACCATCATGTGACATGCCCAATGCCAGGCACTTCTGGAAGCGACAGTACTGGCATTTGTTCCGGCTCTTTTTCTGGACTTTACAGGCACGCTCACACCGCTCATACTCCAGCTTCATACGAATGGTGCGTCTGAaaaacccctttaaaaaaagatgACACTTCCTCACTGAAAAACAGCAAGGCAAATACGCGCTTGGATTGCTGAATTACTTCACAGAAACGCAACTTTAAGCATTTGGAAGCCCAGTGATCGAAGGTAAAGAAACAGAGTGGTTTTATTAAAGATGCTGTAAGAGATTTCAGGTCTTGAAATAGACTGCACCATTgcttaaaacacaaaaacccTTCCAAAATTCATGGCAATTCACATGCAGACTGGGTTTCTAATTAGGAGTTGTTTGCAGATCGTTTTGGTTGTTTACAGAGCCAGATGTGATTTCTCAGGACATCTATTTCAGCAATATCCGTCAAATAGTTTGTCAATAGTCGCTTACAGAACCTTTAATGTTGTTATATTATAGATGAGAGTTTATTTTAGGCCACGGATCCACCCACGGTTTGCGAAAAAACCTTGACTGCAGTAGTTTTGACAAGTTCAGCAAAATTACCTTGCAGCCTTCACATGCATGAACTCCATAATGAAATCCTGAGGCTTTATCTCCACATATGCGGCACTCGACGTTCAGCCCCATACTATTGGGGTCATCCCGACCCAGCCGTAACTGGTCTGACAGCGAAAGAGAGGGCGTCTGTAACGGATCTATAAATGtgaggacaaaaacaaaaagaaacttcATAAAGCATATCTTTTCAGAGCACtacaaaagtatatattttatggTTAATATATCGCAAAAGTATTTCTTTTAATATCAAAAAGCCTGACAGTAAATAATCTgacataaatcttaaaaaaaaaaaaaaaactactgaacTACTGAAATGATTTTAATCTAATGTTGTTCTGTTAAGTTTCAAGGACAACAAAGAATAAAACCAGGtcataaataagtaataaaaaatatgattatgaatatataatttttattatataatatttaatatgttattgcgttatatattatttgtaatttaattattatatattaattattataatattaacaattaaataattattataatattatatatagattataacatattatattttatcacactatatacattatattttttattttattctaaaaatatgtattaatgtaattattggtataatactattttatataaatacatataagtTTCAAAGACAACAAAGGATAAAGCCAGGTCATAAGTCATTAAAAATActatacacaaacaaaataaataaataccattatataatataatatattatattataaaaaacgaatatattatatatatatatatatatatatatatatatatatatatatatatatataatatattcgttttttataatataatatattatattatataatggtatttatttattttgtttgtgtacacacatatatgtatatatatatatatatatacacatacatagatgatttaatatattatatataatttaattattatataataattattataatatgaataattaaataatttttcattattagtGTAAATACTGGTAGAATAGTATAAGTTTCAAAGACAACAACAATTAAAGCCAGGTCATAAATAAGtcataataaatactatatataaacagatataaataaatactactatgtaccatattatatattaaataaaaaaaataataataataatctgtttaaaaatatatatttttaaaataaaataatataatataatataatattattattacacacacacacacacacatatatatatatatatatatatatatatatacacagtgttTCCCACAGAATTTTGTGAGACTGTGGTGGTGGACCTCGGTCCCACTAGTGGGGTGTGGTTAAATTCATCTCTCTGGTGCACTCTGAGAGTtaaaaattaagagctccaaaaCAGGTCAGTGTacaaactaaacaaagaaagaaatctgGTGAATTGACTTGTTCTTAAAGTTTACATGGAACTCATTCAGTTGTGATATAGTGTCTCAGTCTAAAGTACACTCACACTGGTCAATttggaagccaaacaaattagaatattataataataataattttatattattattcctaTGACAggaatagccatatattgtaaaataattgcactgtaaaataagttagtaaataaatacttattagcaattagtatgtaaaataaatgaaataatatacctgaaaaatacaaattttattttaccttattcttctgtaggaaaattacaatacttttgtcctaatttctacacttgcaAGCAGGACCTAAAACTAGTTTTGCCACATCTGCCAATGGCTGGTGATTTGAGAAAATTTATCagccctaaatatttttttttcctagccattaatctgtttttgcagttgTACTACTACAAAAACTAAACGTATTTAATAATGAACCAAAGAACCAACCACTGAATTTTAATCACAATACAAACAAAGATGAAACACATGTAGCatgagcattttttaatttaaattcgtctgtatcatttcaacatttgaattaaaaacagaatggtctgattTTAAAGCTTTGTGAAACTATGCTAAAAtctgcataaaacaaaaacaacagcctgaatttcactctctgacagcaggtggcgcttgtGAAATAGAGGGGAAAATGCCATCGAAACAACGCGCTTGCTCTGCTTGTACAGTATTTTCTGTGCGCGTGTCTGTTAATTTTAGTCCTTGTTTCCAAGATATAAACCtatgagcttttattttcacGGAAActgcagtagagcttttattttggcggaaaactccagcttcagtgcaAACAGGTTTACAAACGCGTCTcattacaaatctagtgaaatatTGTAAACATCTGCCCATTAAAATGTTGGAAATTATGCTAATGTGACAATGCGTAACTGGTTGCCGTTGCATTCTCAAACGCGCGCTAAACTCACGGCAAAAACAGTGTTCACCGCATTGACTGTCAATCAAAGAGTCGCTCTGACTCTGACGCGGCAAACATCAAATCACGAAC contains:
- the ppardb gene encoding peroxisome proliferator-activated receptor delta b isoform X2, whose amino-acid sequence is MKLEYERCERACKVQKKSRNKCQYCRFQKCLALGMSHDAIRYGRMPEAEKKKLVAGLLAGEKQQSTSGADLKTLAKHVNTSYLRNLNMTKKKARSILTGKTSCTSPFVIHDMDSLWQAENGLVWNQLNGAPPNKEIGVHVFYRCQCTTVETVRELTEFAKNIPGFVDLFLNDQVTLLKYGVHEAIFAMLPSLMNKDGLLVANGKGFVTREFLRSLRKPFSEIMEPKFEFAVKFNALELDDSDLALFVAAIILCGDRPGLMNVKQVEQIQDGILQALDQHLQVHHPDSPHLFPKLLQKMADLRQLVTENAQLVQMIKKTESETSLHPLLQEIYKDMY